One window of the Bartonella bacilliformis KC583 genome contains the following:
- a CDS encoding RlmE family RNA methyltransferase — MKKTTRRTAGGRGGAGSHELYQRVKKKAGTIKASSRRWLERHLNDPYVHQSKADGYRSRAAYKLIEINERYKILKKGQKIIDLGAAPGGWCQVAARLVESKDYNPSVVGIDYLHMEPLPGVAILEMDFFHEDAPQELISTLGSKPDVVLSDMAAPTTGHRQTDHLRTIALCEAAVHFSISVLKPGGHFLTKTFQGGAEGNLLATLKQNFKKVHHVKPPASRAESVELYLLALQFKGKTD, encoded by the coding sequence ATGAAAAAAACAACAAGAAGAACAGCAGGTGGGCGCGGTGGTGCAGGATCGCACGAATTGTATCAGCGGGTTAAAAAGAAAGCTGGAACGATTAAGGCGTCGTCGCGGCGATGGTTAGAGAGGCATTTGAATGATCCTTATGTCCATCAATCAAAAGCAGATGGTTATCGTTCGCGTGCAGCTTATAAATTAATCGAAATAAATGAGCGCTATAAGATACTCAAAAAAGGTCAAAAGATCATTGATCTAGGAGCAGCACCTGGAGGATGGTGTCAAGTGGCAGCGCGTCTTGTGGAATCAAAAGATTACAATCCTAGCGTGGTTGGTATTGATTATTTACATATGGAACCACTGCCAGGAGTGGCCATACTAGAAATGGATTTTTTTCACGAAGATGCCCCACAAGAATTAATAAGCACTTTGGGATCAAAACCAGATGTGGTGCTTTCCGATATGGCTGCGCCAACGACAGGTCACCGTCAGACTGACCATCTGAGGACAATTGCTTTATGTGAAGCTGCTGTTCATTTTTCTATTTCGGTTCTTAAGCCTGGTGGGCATTTCTTAACAAAGACTTTTCAAGGAGGAGCAGAAGGCAATCTTCTTGCAACATTGAAACAGAATTTTAAGAAAGTGCATCATGTTAAACCTCCTGCAAGTCGAGCAGAGTCTGTAGAGCTTTATCTTTTAGCTCTTCAATTTAAAGGAAAAACCGATTAA
- the obgE gene encoding GTPase ObgE encodes MKFLDQAKVYVRSGSGGAGAVSFRREKFIEFGGPDGGNGGRGGDVWALVVDGLNTLIDYRYQQHFRAKNGGHGKGRNMTGAKGDDVVLRVPVGTQIFEEDNKTLICDLTEVGQRYCLAKGGNGGFGNLHFVTSTNRAPRRANPGLSGEERALWLRLKLIADGGIIGLPNAGKSTFLASVTTAKPKIAAYPFTTLYPHLGVARIDAREFVLADIPGLIEGAHEGVGIGDRFLGHVERCRVLLHLISIQEEDVVKAYQIIRRELETYGNNLSDKTEIVALSQVDTLPIEECKAKQEALQKSVGQPVMMFSAVSHEGLDNVLRSVAHVIEMARADMINKHQD; translated from the coding sequence ATGAAATTTCTTGATCAGGCTAAAGTTTATGTTCGTTCTGGTAGTGGCGGAGCAGGGGCGGTATCATTTCGTCGTGAAAAATTCATAGAGTTTGGAGGGCCCGATGGAGGCAATGGAGGGCGTGGAGGTGATGTTTGGGCTCTTGTTGTTGATGGGCTTAATACGTTGATCGATTATCGTTACCAACAGCATTTTAGAGCAAAAAACGGTGGTCATGGCAAAGGGCGCAATATGACAGGTGCAAAAGGTGATGATGTCGTTCTGAGAGTGCCAGTTGGAACACAAATTTTTGAAGAAGATAACAAAACATTAATCTGTGATTTAACAGAGGTTGGTCAACGTTATTGTCTTGCAAAAGGGGGAAATGGCGGTTTTGGGAATCTTCATTTTGTAACATCTACAAATCGGGCACCCCGCCGTGCAAATCCAGGTTTAAGTGGAGAAGAGCGTGCGCTTTGGTTACGTTTGAAACTGATTGCTGATGGTGGGATTATTGGTTTGCCGAATGCTGGAAAATCAACTTTTTTGGCATCAGTAACAACTGCGAAGCCAAAAATTGCTGCTTATCCTTTTACGACTTTATATCCTCATCTTGGTGTTGCTCGCATTGATGCGCGTGAATTTGTTTTAGCGGATATCCCTGGCTTAATTGAAGGAGCGCATGAAGGTGTAGGGATTGGTGATCGTTTTTTAGGGCATGTGGAACGTTGTCGTGTTTTATTGCACTTAATTTCTATTCAAGAGGAAGATGTAGTAAAAGCGTATCAAATTATCCGTCGAGAACTTGAGACATATGGAAATAATTTGAGCGATAAAACTGAAATTGTAGCTTTAAGTCAGGTAGATACGCTTCCTATTGAAGAGTGTAAAGCGAAACAAGAGGCTTTACAAAAGAGTGTTGGTCAGCCTGTTATGATGTTTTCTGCAGTAAGTC